TAAATATTATATAATAATTGTAAATACAATAAAATACAATTTTTGTATTGTATGTTATATTCTTCCTAGAACTTTTAACCATTAGAAGTACTCATGGAGAATTTTTCTTATACCGGTAGTCTCCTTGTGTAGGAGCTAAAGAAGGCTTTTCTTGAATTTTACTCTTAGGAATATCTAAGACTTTATGCTGTTCATCTAACTCTTTGAGTGTTGCAATCTCTGTAACACTATACCCTTTGATTTCAAAGCCTGTGGGATTTAGTGGCATAGAAGCAAAATTAATTTTGATAGGCAAAAAATCATAAGTTAGAATCACCCTATAACGCTTCTTGCTTTCTAAAAGGCCTCGATCATACAAGTTTACCTCAATATCTGCATTGGCATAACCTTTCTTAATAATGGCAATATTAATAATTTTGACATCTCTAGTGAGATTCTCATTGGTATAAATGCTACTATCATAGGCCACTAGATTCTCAAAAGCCTTCCAAACATCATAAGAGCTTTGGTGGCGGATGATCTCAAAACGCTGGGCTTCATTCTCCTTAATATGGGTGATGCTTTCTCTGTTAAGAATATAAGCCCCTAAGAGCTGACGTACGAGCGCTTCATTGGCGCTGATTCTTTTATCTGCTCTTTGCACTAGAGCAAAATTTTGAGTAGAAGTTGCAAAGGTTACTAAATAGGGCTCTTTTTCTTTCAAAGGAAGAAGTACAATCAGACAAATAATTAATAGGCATGTAGTGATGAAGAAAAAAATAGAGATGATTAACAAATAATCTAATATCTTGCCCTCCATCTTAAATACTAGGCTGCTCTCTTGGACTTTTTCAAAAAGTACAGAGGTTTCTAACTTTTCTTTCTTTGTAAGAAAGCGTGAAAAGAAATTCATGAGTTGGGCGTGGCGTTTATCAATGGGTTCTTGTTGTGTATTCTGTGGATTAATCTCTTGGGATACTTGTTGCTCTAGGGACATTTGCTCACTCTCTTGAACTCTTCCCCAGATTTGATGCCTTTCAAATGCCACAGCTTGCTTTCCTATGTGAGTCTGTTTATTCTATAGCTTTGATCCACCGCACAGGGACTTTTAAGCATTTCATAGCGCTTTTCAGAACAGGCGCTTAGAACGAATACAATAATCAATATTGCGCCTAACCTAATTCTCATTGCTTGGCCTTGGAATAAAAAACATCTTTATTTTTTTCAATAAACTCGCTACACACTTTCCAATCAAGCGCGTAATTTTCAGGCAAATCTAGGTGCAAAGTATTTGCAATGTCTCTAGCAAAAAGAATAGCCTTAGGGCTGGGTGCTTTTCTGTTTTGCTCACCGGCTTTATTGTCCACACTCCTTCCATCATACAATCCAGCAATCTCTACACCTAATTTATCTTTGATCAACTCCATAAATTCTGTATAAGAGACTTCACCCTCTACAATCTTGTCTAACATTTCTTCGTTTCGCTTGGTAAAGGCTACATCTAAAATAAAATGGCTCTTGGTATCGTTTTGGAAAAAATCCACAATGCTTTTACCAAGTGGTGTAGGCTCAATGACTCTTTTTGATCCAGTTATAGTAATGTGATTTTTTCTTTCCAATTCAGGGATGTAGTTAGCATAGGTACTAGGTCTACCAATGCCATTTTTTTCTAAGACGCTAATAAAATCTGCCTCCATATAGGGAGTAGGAGCGGATTTTATCTTCTCTTTGAGAAACACTCCTGATAGTGGCACACTAGAATTTGGCACGAGATATTTAGTATCTATGCGAGATTTTAAGCAGTCATCGCTTTTTTCTTGATCAAAAAGACCCAGGTAACCTTTAAATTTTAGATACTTCGCATGGGCTACAAAGTCTATAGTTTTGATTTTAAAGAATATAGTAGTATTCTCATATACAGCACTTTTGCCTTGACTCTCTAGTGTTCTTTGAAAAATAAGCTTGTATAGAGCTTGAGCCTGACTATCTGTCATGCCTGCTTGGTTTAAAAACTCTTGTGTGTCTTCAAATCTGTGGCAATGGGTGATTCTAATGGCCTCATGGGCTTCTGCTTGGCTATTTTTTGCCTTGTAACTCCTGCGCTCATAAAAATTTGGATAAATAGACTTATAAAAGCTCTCTGCTTTCTCTAAAAACTCTTGGCTGAGCGTCTCTGCATCGGTTCTAATGTAGGTGATCAACCCTGCTTCAAAGAGCTTTTGTGCGTATTCTTGGACTTTCTTAGTGCTTAAAGCTAATTGGCTACTGCCTGCCTTTAAAAGGCTAGAGGTGATGAAGGGTTTAGGGGGGATTTCTTGTATTTCCTGTGTTGTTATGTTCATCAGAAGGGCTTTATAAGACAGATTTTCTAGAAGATGTTCTAAGGCTTTTTTAGCCTGTTCTTGATCCTCAAATTGATATGTCTTGTTGTCTTTGGCATGCTTAGCAATGACTTCTTGATCGCCTAACATGATCTTAGCTTGGAGCTGGTAGCTTAACTTTTGGTACGCTGGTAAGGCGTTGAAGCGCTCTATCTCAAGCGTTCTTTTCACAATAAGACCCAATGCTGGAGTCTTTACTCTACCTGCACTCTGCATGCTAGAGAGCTTTAATCCTTGTGTTAAATAGGGAGAAAGCGTGTAGCCTATGAATTGATCGGCTACTCTTCTTGCTAAGAAGCTATCATAGAGCT
The sequence above is drawn from the Helicobacter suis HS1 genome and encodes:
- a CDS encoding type IV secretion system protein, coding for MAFERHQIWGRVQESEQMSLEQQVSQEINPQNTQQEPIDKRHAQLMNFFSRFLTKKEKLETSVLFEKVQESSLVFKMEGKILDYLLIISIFFFITTCLLIICLIVLLPLKEKEPYLVTFATSTQNFALVQRADKRISANEALVRQLLGAYILNRESITHIKENEAQRFEIIRHQSSYDVWKAFENLVAYDSSIYTNENLTRDVKIINIAIIKKGYANADIEVNLYDRGLLESKKRYRVILTYDFLPIKINFASMPLNPTGFEIKGYSVTEIATLKELDEQHKVLDIPKSKIQEKPSLAPTQGDYRYKKNSP
- a CDS encoding type IA DNA topoisomerase; its protein translation is MELKSTVGHFMELKSIEVEKKFHAIFDYKEDSKKKEINQIINACRNKVVYIATDPDREGYAIGYMFYEKIKNLAKEIYRAEFHEITQSGIHKGMKEAILFVRSNTKLYDSFLARRVADQFIGYTLSPYLTQGLKLSSMQSAGRVKTPALGLIVKRTLEIERFNALPAYQKLSYQLQAKIMLGDQEVIAKHAKDNKTYQFEDQEQAKKALEHLLENLSYKALLMNITTQEIQEIPPKPFITSSLLKAGSSQLALSTKKVQEYAQKLFEAGLITYIRTDAETLSQEFLEKAESFYKSIYPNFYERRSYKAKNSQAEAHEAIRITHCHRFEDTQEFLNQAGMTDSQAQALYKLIFQRTLESQGKSAVYENTTIFFKIKTIDFVAHAKYLKFKGYLGLFDQEKSDDCLKSRIDTKYLVPNSSVPLSGVFLKEKIKSAPTPYMEADFISVLEKNGIGRPSTYANYIPELERKNHITITGSKRVIEPTPLGKSIVDFFQNDTKSHFILDVAFTKRNEEMLDKIVEGEVSYTEFMELIKDKLGVEIAGLYDGRSVDNKAGEQNRKAPSPKAILFARDIANTLHLDLPENYALDWKVCSEFIEKNKDVFYSKAKQ